GATGTTCTCATAGCAGATGTGTAAAGGGGGCCTATTGAGGCCCCCTAACCAATATATAGCAATACCTGGTTAAATAAGGGCTCTTACGAGCATGCCTTATTATTCAGCTTCGACTAAGCCTTCTTCAGCCTGAACAGCCAGATCTTGAGAACGACCTTCACGAACAGCTGTAGCTGCAGCGGTCAGATATAATTTAACCGCACGGATTGCATCGTCATTACCAGGGATAATGAAGTCGATACCATCTGGATCAGAGTTAGTATCAACGATAGCAAATACTGGGATACCCAGGTTGTTTGCTTCTTTGATAGCAATGTGTTCGTGTTCAGCATCGATAACAAACAGAGCGTCAGGTAAACCGCCCATGTCTTTGATACCACCCAGGCTGTTTTCTAACTTACCAAGTTCACGAGAACGCATTAACGCTTCTTTCTTGGTCAGTTTGTCAAAAGTACCGTCCTGAGACTGAGATTCTAAATCTTTCAGGCGTTTGATTGACTGACGAACAGTTTTCCAGTTAGTCAGCATACCGCCTAACCAGCGGTGGTTTACAAAAAACTGGTCACAGCTTTCTGCTGCTTCTTTAACAGCTTCAACGGCAGAGCGCTTAGTACCAACAAACAGGATTTTGCCTTTACGAGAAGCAATTTTGTTCAGTTCAACCAGAGCTTCATTGAACATTGGAACAGTTTTTTCCAAGTTAATGATATGAACTTTGTTACGCGCACCAAAGATGAATGGTTTCATTTTTGGATTCCAGTAACGAGTTTGGTGACCGAAGTGAACACCGGCTTGCAGCATATCGCGCATTGAAACAGTTGCCATTTTAGACCTCTATAAATTTAAATTTGGGGTTATTTCGTCCACAAATCCCATACGACCGACTCATCAGCTGTAAAGGTTTTAACCTTTACATAAGAGCACCCCGGCGTTATGTGCCGATTTGTGTGTGTAATTAACACAATTGAATGTTCAGATTTACTGTTACTACTCTGGATGTGATGCAATAACAGAACTCCGGCGCGCTTTATACCATAAATAACCTTAAGAAACCACTATTACTTGTATTTGATAACGGCGTATTTGACATAAAATTGGAGATATTAAACAGTGAAAAAAGAGATTATTAAAGCGATTGCTGTGAATATTGCTCTAATATCAAATCACTATAAAAAATGCCAAAGAGAAAAGCGCAATATGTAAAGACAATCAGATTCAGAAGGCGTAATGTTCGTGATTATTCTCGATATCAGGCAGATTACACACATCCTATTTATTGGCATGCCCACTTTCTGCTGATATCATAAATGGTAATCAGAATTATTTCTCATCATCATTCATTTAACCCGCAATACAAAATATGAAACAACCAACTTGTGTTATGTCATGAGTATTGTGGCCTTAATCTAAACGAAGAACTCAAATGGCTATTGTAATCAAGACAGAAGAAGATATTCAAAAAATGCGCGTCGCAGGTCGTCTTGCGGCAGAAGTTCTTGAAATTATCGCACCTTTCGTAAAACCAGGCGTAAATACTGCTGAATTAGACCGTATTTGTCATGAACATATTGTTAATGTACAACAGGCAATCCCTGCTTGTCTGAACTACCATGGTTTCCCTAAATCAGTTTGTATTTCTGTTAACGATGTTATTTGCCACGGTATTCCTAGCGAAGAAAAAATCCTTAAAGATGGTGATATTGTTAATATTGACGTCACTGTTATTAAAGATGGTTTTCATGGCGATACCTCAAAAATG
This portion of the Proteus vulgaris genome encodes:
- the rpsB gene encoding 30S ribosomal protein S2, translating into MATVSMRDMLQAGVHFGHQTRYWNPKMKPFIFGARNKVHIINLEKTVPMFNEALVELNKIASRKGKILFVGTKRSAVEAVKEAAESCDQFFVNHRWLGGMLTNWKTVRQSIKRLKDLESQSQDGTFDKLTKKEALMRSRELGKLENSLGGIKDMGGLPDALFVIDAEHEHIAIKEANNLGIPVFAIVDTNSDPDGIDFIIPGNDDAIRAVKLYLTAAATAVREGRSQDLAVQAEEGLVEAE